From Alteromonas australica, one genomic window encodes:
- the rpmD gene encoding 50S ribosomal protein L30, translating to MATIKVKQTKSAIGRLPKHKATLKGLGLRKINHVRELEDTPAVRGMINRVNYMVEIVEE from the coding sequence ATGGCAACGATTAAAGTAAAGCAAACTAAAAGTGCGATTGGCCGCTTGCCAAAGCACAAAGCTACGCTTAAAGGCCTAGGCCTTCGTAAAATCAACCATGTTCGTGAACTGGAAGATACCCCAGCCGTACGTGGCATGATCAACCGTGTAAATTACATGGTTGAGATAGTGGAGGAGTAA
- the rpsE gene encoding 30S ribosomal protein S5 gives MAKQDVQNGEFLEKLIAVNRVSKVVKGGRIFSFTALTVVGDGNGRVGFGYGKAREVPAAIQKAMEKARRNMVDVDLNGHTLQHPIKGRHSGSKVYMQPASEGTGIIAGGAMRAVLEVAGVQNVLSKCYGSTNPINVVRATINALTEMNSPAKVAAKRGLSVEEILG, from the coding sequence ATGGCTAAACAAGATGTTCAAAATGGTGAATTTCTAGAGAAATTGATCGCTGTAAACCGCGTTTCTAAAGTGGTTAAAGGTGGTCGTATCTTTAGTTTCACTGCATTGACAGTAGTGGGTGACGGTAATGGTCGCGTTGGTTTTGGTTACGGTAAGGCACGTGAAGTTCCTGCTGCAATCCAAAAAGCAATGGAAAAGGCTCGTCGCAACATGGTTGACGTAGACCTTAATGGCCACACGTTACAGCACCCAATTAAAGGTCGTCACTCTGGCTCTAAAGTTTACATGCAGCCTGCATCAGAAGGTACCGGTATCATCGCCGGCGGTGCAATGCGTGCAGTACTTGAAGTAGCTGGTGTACAGAACGTACTTTCAAAATGTTACGGCTCTACAAACCCAATCAACGTTGTTCGTGCAACAATCAACGCGCTGACAGAGATGAATTCTCCAGCGAAAGTTGCTGCGAAACGTGGATTGTCTGTAGAAGAAATTTTGGGGTAA
- the rplR gene encoding 50S ribosomal protein L18: MDKKTARIRRATRARAKIRELAAHRLVINRTPRHIYAQLIAPSGSEVLAAASTVETDLAKDLKSTGNTEAATVVGKAIAERALEKGIKTVAFDRSGFKYHGRVKALADAAREAGLQF, from the coding sequence ATGGATAAGAAAACAGCTCGCATTCGTCGCGCAACTCGCGCACGTGCAAAAATTCGTGAACTGGCCGCGCATCGCTTGGTAATTAACCGTACACCTCGCCACATTTATGCTCAGTTAATCGCTCCTAGCGGTTCTGAAGTGTTGGCAGCGGCTTCAACTGTTGAAACAGATCTTGCAAAAGATCTTAAATCTACAGGTAATACTGAAGCAGCGACGGTAGTCGGTAAAGCAATCGCAGAACGCGCACTTGAGAAAGGCATTAAGACAGTGGCTTTCGATCGTAGTGGCTTTAAATACCACGGTCGCGTTAAGGCATTAGCTGATGCAGCTCGCGAAGCTGGTCTTCAGTTCTAG
- the rplF gene encoding 50S ribosomal protein L6: MSRIAKAPVNVVSGVEISISGQEVTVKGSKGTLTRVFNDAVEVVQEENQLKALPREGFADSWAQAGTARSILNAMVQGVSQGFEKKLQLNGVGYRAQAQGAKLNLTLGFSHPVVYEMPEGITVETPSQTEIVVKGADKQMVGQVAANIRAYRPPEPYKGKGVRYADENVRRKEAKKK, translated from the coding sequence ATGTCACGTATAGCAAAAGCCCCAGTAAATGTTGTATCAGGTGTAGAAATTTCTATCTCTGGTCAAGAAGTTACTGTTAAAGGTAGTAAAGGCACTTTGACCCGCGTATTTAATGACGCAGTAGAAGTTGTACAGGAAGAGAACCAACTTAAAGCACTTCCACGTGAAGGTTTCGCTGATAGCTGGGCACAAGCAGGTACTGCTCGCTCTATCCTAAATGCAATGGTTCAAGGTGTTTCACAAGGTTTTGAGAAAAAGCTTCAGCTAAACGGTGTTGGTTACCGTGCGCAAGCACAAGGTGCCAAGCTTAACCTAACGCTAGGTTTCTCACACCCAGTAGTATACGAGATGCCTGAAGGCATTACCGTTGAAACTCCTAGCCAAACTGAAATCGTCGTGAAAGGCGCCGATAAGCAGATGGTAGGTCAGGTTGCGGCGAACATTCGCGCTTACCGTCCACCAGAGCCTTACAAAGGCAAAGGTGTACGTTATGCTGACGAAAACGTACGTCGTAAAGAAGCTAAGAAAAAGTAG
- the rpsH gene encoding 30S ribosomal protein S8 → MSMQDPIADMFTRIRNGQMAQKVSVTMPSSKLRAAICEVLKAEGYIADYATSGDVKPVLEVTLKYFEGKQVIDTIERVSRPGLRIYKKKDELPKVMGGLGVAIVSTSKGVMTDRAARNAGMGGEIIGYVA, encoded by the coding sequence ATGAGCATGCAAGATCCTATCGCGGATATGTTTACCCGCATCCGTAACGGCCAGATGGCACAGAAAGTTTCTGTAACTATGCCGTCTTCTAAACTTCGCGCAGCTATTTGTGAAGTATTGAAGGCAGAAGGTTACATTGCTGACTATGCAACCTCTGGTGACGTTAAGCCTGTTTTAGAAGTGACGCTTAAGTACTTCGAAGGCAAGCAAGTAATTGACACTATCGAACGTGTAAGCCGTCCTGGTCTGCGCATCTATAAGAAAAAAGATGAGCTTCCAAAAGTAATGGGTGGTTTAGGTGTTGCTATCGTGTCGACTTCTAAAGGTGTGATGACTGACCGTGCAGCGCGTAACGCAGGCATGGGCGGTGAGATCATCGGTTATGTAGCATAA
- the rpsN gene encoding 30S ribosomal protein S14 — protein MAKESMKAREAKRTKLVAKYAEKRAALKAIISDVNASEDERWDAVLKLQQLPRDSSASRQRNRCRVTGRPHGYLRKFGLSRIKLREAAMRGEVPGLKKASW, from the coding sequence ATGGCAAAAGAATCAATGAAGGCACGTGAAGCTAAGCGTACTAAGCTAGTCGCTAAGTATGCTGAAAAGCGCGCCGCACTTAAAGCGATTATCAGCGATGTTAACGCTTCTGAAGATGAGCGTTGGGACGCTGTTCTAAAGCTACAACAACTGCCACGTGACTCTAGTGCTTCACGTCAGCGCAACCGCTGTCGTGTTACTGGTCGTCCACATGGTTACCTACGCAAATTCGGTCTTAGCCGTATTAAGCTTCGCGAAGCAGCGATGCGCGGTGAAGTCCCTGGCCTTAAAAAAGCCAGCTGGTAA
- the rplE gene encoding 50S ribosomal protein L5: MAKLHDFYKETVVAELAKQFGYKSVMQVPRIEKITLNMGLGEAVADKKVLENAQADMTAIAGQKPVVTVARKSVAGFKIREGYPIGCKVTLRGERMWEFLERLISIAIPRVRDFRGLNPKSFDGRGNYSMGVREQIIFPEIDFDKVDKVRGMDITITTSANTNDEARALLDAFNFPFKK, encoded by the coding sequence ATGGCGAAACTGCATGATTTCTATAAAGAAACAGTAGTAGCTGAACTTGCTAAGCAGTTCGGATACAAAAGCGTCATGCAAGTCCCTCGGATTGAAAAAATCACTCTAAACATGGGTTTAGGTGAAGCAGTTGCTGACAAAAAGGTACTTGAGAATGCTCAAGCTGACATGACGGCTATCGCCGGTCAGAAACCTGTAGTCACAGTTGCAAGAAAATCAGTAGCGGGTTTTAAAATCCGTGAAGGTTATCCGATTGGCTGTAAAGTAACCTTACGCGGCGAGCGTATGTGGGAATTCCTAGAGCGTTTGATTTCAATCGCTATTCCACGTGTTCGCGACTTCCGTGGTTTGAACCCAAAATCATTCGACGGTCGTGGTAACTACAGCATGGGCGTGCGTGAGCAAATCATTTTCCCTGAAATCGATTTCGATAAAGTGGATAAAGTTCGCGGTATGGATATTACTATCACTACCAGTGCGAATACTAATGACGAAGCACGTGCTCTGCTGGACGCGTTCAACTTCCCATTCAAAAAGTAG
- the rplX gene encoding 50S ribosomal protein L24 yields the protein MANKIRRDDEVVVLAGKDKGKQGKVLKVLIADNRLIVEGVNLVKKHTKPNPQLGIAGGIVEKEASIHVSNVAIVNPATGKADRVGFRFEDEKKVRFFKSNGELV from the coding sequence ATGGCTAATAAAATTCGTCGTGATGATGAAGTAGTCGTATTAGCGGGTAAAGACAAAGGCAAACAAGGCAAAGTCCTTAAAGTGCTTATTGCTGATAACCGTTTAATTGTAGAAGGCGTTAATCTCGTCAAGAAACACACTAAGCCTAACCCACAACTGGGTATTGCTGGTGGTATTGTTGAGAAAGAAGCTTCTATTCACGTTTCTAATGTTGCGATTGTTAACCCAGCAACGGGTAAAGCAGATCGCGTTGGTTTCCGTTTCGAAGACGAGAAGAAAGTTCGTTTCTTCAAGTCAAACGGTGAACTTGTTTAA
- the rplN gene encoding 50S ribosomal protein L14 encodes MIQMQTNLDVADNSGARRVQCIKVLGGSHRRYAGIGDIIKVTVKEAIPRGKVKKGDVLNAVVVRTRKGVRRADGSSIRFDGNAAVLLNANKQPIGTRIFGPVTRELRSENFMKIISLAPEVL; translated from the coding sequence ATGATCCAAATGCAAACTAACCTGGACGTTGCAGACAACAGCGGCGCTCGCAGGGTTCAGTGTATTAAGGTTCTTGGTGGCTCGCATCGCCGTTATGCAGGTATCGGTGACATCATCAAAGTTACTGTGAAGGAAGCAATTCCTCGCGGTAAAGTTAAAAAAGGTGACGTACTGAATGCAGTGGTGGTGCGTACTAGAAAAGGCGTTCGTCGTGCTGATGGTTCATCCATTCGTTTTGACGGTAACGCGGCTGTTTTGCTTAATGCAAACAAGCAACCAATTGGTACGCGTATCTTTGGACCGGTAACCCGTGAGTTGAGAAGTGAAAACTTCATGAAAATCATCTCATTGGCCCCAGAGGTACTATAA
- a CDS encoding GAF domain-containing hybrid sensor histidine kinase/response regulator, which yields MSVINDLHQISTDNDLPFVDKVAHLLKIGVATLGLDNAIVSKVTNDNYVIMHALTPDNSIVAGTAFSLIDTYCADTINAGEIVAYANIDAYPGASHPCYDKFKLRRYIASPIYVNNKCYGTLNFSSEQASDNPFSNLDYDYVLLFADWIGNEIEKQQAFGSMSKQQEVLAEQNTLLTQITTLVGVGTWEYNVATQQLYWCDALKRMLHIHPDRDITTQEVLALIKHNETKAQYQSKFEEIIQTGEGWNYELEVLTDAGETKWLESRAQPIFENGKCTKVVGATRDISDRIYTLQTLQDKTEIAEKALAARSDFLANMSHEIRTPIHGVQGMLETLEASTLSSKQKEYVNVAMKSAEALLGIVNDVLDFSKIDSGQMTFEASPVNIEEVILHQLPMFERLANKKGLQFTADTKALSGHLFMADSLRLNQVLINLINNAIKFTLKGNVKVTTRCTKYGPDRYRIKLIVTDTGIGISEAQQAVIFTPFLQAEESTQRRFGGTGLGLAIVHKIITHYGGSIDVSSELGAGTRFIVTLTLDSADGIAPKVNQHKAQARYTAAELKNTFKNAKVLVVEDNEINQIVIKEQLKEIGLKVEVAENGEVGVAKVTHAINVKAPYTLILMDCHMPVMDGITATKHIRRLDGAGSDVPIIALTANAMPSEKDKCLHAGMNDFISKPVGISRLRDRLLYHLSPPTEMLDSTA from the coding sequence ATGAGCGTAATAAACGACTTGCACCAAATTTCTACGGATAACGACCTGCCGTTTGTCGATAAAGTAGCGCATCTTTTGAAAATAGGCGTGGCAACCCTCGGCCTCGATAACGCCATCGTTAGCAAAGTCACAAATGATAATTACGTGATTATGCATGCGTTAACCCCTGATAACAGTATTGTCGCTGGCACCGCGTTCAGTCTTATTGACACCTACTGTGCAGATACAATAAATGCGGGCGAAATCGTTGCCTACGCCAATATTGATGCCTATCCAGGTGCTTCACACCCTTGTTACGATAAGTTCAAACTCCGTCGTTATATTGCCTCTCCCATCTATGTGAATAACAAATGCTACGGCACCCTTAATTTTTCTTCCGAACAAGCCAGCGATAACCCATTCTCCAATTTAGATTATGACTATGTGCTTCTGTTTGCCGATTGGATTGGCAATGAAATCGAAAAACAGCAGGCATTCGGCAGTATGTCAAAGCAGCAAGAGGTCTTGGCTGAACAAAATACCTTGCTAACCCAAATTACCACATTAGTAGGCGTAGGCACCTGGGAGTATAACGTCGCAACACAGCAGCTATATTGGTGCGATGCCCTAAAACGCATGCTTCATATTCACCCAGACCGAGACATCACCACTCAGGAAGTGTTAGCTCTCATTAAGCATAATGAAACCAAAGCACAGTACCAAAGCAAGTTTGAAGAAATTATACAAACCGGTGAAGGTTGGAATTACGAGCTAGAAGTTCTTACCGATGCGGGCGAGACCAAATGGCTAGAAAGCCGTGCCCAACCTATTTTTGAAAACGGAAAGTGCACTAAGGTAGTGGGCGCCACCCGAGATATTTCCGATCGCATCTATACCTTACAGACGCTTCAAGATAAAACTGAAATTGCAGAAAAAGCCTTAGCGGCCCGCAGTGACTTTCTCGCCAATATGAGCCATGAAATTCGCACGCCAATCCACGGTGTTCAAGGTATGTTGGAAACGTTGGAAGCATCGACATTGTCGTCCAAGCAAAAAGAGTATGTGAATGTGGCGATGAAAAGTGCCGAAGCACTACTTGGCATTGTAAATGATGTACTCGATTTTTCTAAAATAGACTCAGGCCAAATGACGTTTGAAGCGTCTCCCGTGAATATTGAAGAGGTAATACTGCATCAATTACCCATGTTTGAACGTTTAGCGAATAAAAAAGGGCTACAATTTACAGCGGATACGAAAGCCTTATCGGGCCATTTATTCATGGCAGACAGTTTAAGGTTAAATCAAGTACTCATAAACCTCATCAATAATGCCATTAAGTTTACCCTTAAGGGTAACGTGAAAGTGACCACCCGTTGCACCAAATATGGCCCTGACCGCTACAGAATAAAACTTATAGTAACCGATACTGGTATAGGCATAAGTGAAGCACAGCAAGCGGTAATATTCACGCCGTTCTTGCAGGCTGAAGAGTCAACACAACGCCGCTTTGGTGGCACCGGGTTGGGGCTTGCTATTGTGCATAAAATCATAACCCACTACGGGGGAAGTATAGATGTGTCTAGCGAGCTAGGGGCAGGGACACGCTTCATTGTAACCCTTACATTAGACAGTGCCGATGGCATAGCGCCAAAAGTAAACCAGCATAAAGCCCAGGCGAGATATACGGCGGCAGAACTTAAAAACACCTTTAAAAATGCCAAGGTATTAGTAGTAGAAGATAACGAGATAAACCAAATTGTCATTAAAGAGCAATTAAAAGAGATTGGTTTAAAAGTAGAGGTGGCGGAAAACGGCGAAGTGGGCGTGGCCAAAGTGACGCATGCTATTAACGTTAAAGCTCCTTACACCCTAATACTGATGGATTGCCATATGCCAGTGATGGATGGCATTACCGCGACCAAACACATTAGGCGCTTAGACGGTGCAGGCAGTGACGTGCCAATTATTGCGTTAACCGCCAACGCGATGCCCAGCGAAAAAGACAAATGCTTACACGCCGGCATGAATGATTTTATTTCAAAGCCAGTGGGAATAAGCCGCTTACGGGATCGTTTGCTTTATCATCTATCCCCACCAACGGAAATGCTCGACAGCACCGCTTAA
- a CDS encoding DUF4397 domain-containing protein, whose product MQFHSKAWLRNVAIGLIALLGLSACGGSSGSSTDYSYAYIQFYNASPNGANVEMREVDGDSFGSAQFGDTTSMYSMEKDEYELEFIRTDSDDQEVLIDTYTVDLKTGYKTLIVMSGDFSDPIITEYQYERETLEDHFRLFALSVTIDEDSYDFYLSDAGDPFEAANFLGTVTASEMIELDYWDPDDDSDYFDEGEYTIYLTEPGSTDVVFESQTIDFAYETEYLMTMRDVSGAIQDGLIVDTILNSSTVTALTDVEADAQYRIYNSTNLSTALDVTFGGTTDEEDVAFSLDAGELSEFTTITYGDYRVTVSDSTGEYTQLSNKLITLNQGESKAILIYERNGALGAATFVESGLPQAYDKTVNFINLVEDFDDVDFYLVRNDETIDTAEYDLQNLEFGESDSEVLPSDYYEVIAVYEDDNEEQILLDRTALFGFNEEENYIVTVEPADTATGYEINILY is encoded by the coding sequence ATGCAATTTCACTCAAAGGCTTGGTTACGAAATGTAGCTATTGGGCTTATCGCACTTCTTGGCTTAAGTGCCTGTGGTGGCTCAAGTGGTAGTAGCACCGATTATTCGTATGCTTATATTCAGTTTTATAATGCATCTCCTAATGGAGCCAACGTAGAAATGCGTGAGGTGGATGGCGATAGCTTCGGTTCTGCACAGTTTGGCGATACCACATCCATGTACTCTATGGAAAAGGATGAATATGAACTAGAGTTCATCCGCACAGACTCAGACGATCAAGAAGTGCTTATCGATACCTACACAGTTGATTTAAAAACAGGGTACAAAACACTGATTGTGATGAGTGGTGACTTCTCAGACCCTATTATTACTGAATATCAGTATGAGCGTGAAACACTAGAAGACCACTTCAGACTGTTTGCCCTTTCGGTAACCATAGATGAAGATTCTTACGATTTTTATCTCAGTGATGCAGGCGACCCTTTTGAAGCCGCAAACTTCCTCGGCACGGTAACTGCGAGCGAAATGATTGAATTGGACTACTGGGATCCAGATGACGACAGCGATTACTTTGATGAAGGTGAATATACTATTTACCTAACAGAACCAGGTAGCACAGACGTTGTATTCGAATCGCAAACTATCGACTTTGCCTATGAGACAGAATACTTAATGACAATGCGCGATGTTAGTGGTGCTATTCAAGACGGCCTAATTGTAGACACAATTTTGAATTCATCTACAGTAACTGCGCTAACCGACGTTGAAGCAGATGCACAATACCGCATCTATAATTCAACAAACCTAAGCACCGCATTGGATGTCACTTTTGGCGGTACAACCGACGAAGAAGATGTAGCCTTCTCGCTAGACGCGGGTGAATTAAGTGAATTTACTACTATCACATACGGTGACTACCGCGTTACTGTATCAGACAGCACAGGTGAATATACACAGCTGAGTAATAAACTGATTACCCTTAACCAAGGTGAGAGTAAAGCCATTCTTATCTACGAAAGAAATGGTGCCCTTGGCGCAGCAACCTTTGTGGAAAGTGGATTGCCACAGGCCTACGACAAAACGGTTAATTTCATCAACCTAGTTGAAGACTTCGATGATGTAGACTTTTACCTTGTACGTAACGATGAAACTATCGATACCGCAGAGTATGATTTACAAAACCTAGAGTTTGGTGAAAGCGACAGCGAAGTATTGCCTTCAGATTATTACGAAGTTATCGCGGTATATGAAGACGACAACGAAGAGCAAATCCTTTTAGATAGAACAGCATTGTTCGGGTTTAATGAAGAAGAAAACTATATTGTAACGGTTGAACCTGCTGACACTGCAACAGGTTATGAAATCAACATTCTTTACTAG
- the rlmB gene encoding 23S rRNA (guanosine(2251)-2'-O)-methyltransferase RlmB, producing MAQQEWLYGLHAMQSVLEQEPERVMEVMVLKGRNDERLTNIVNQARRFGISVQFCQRKALDDKVNGEQHQGVVARAKPAKVLDEADLDRILESQDQPLLLVLDGITDPHNLGACLRTADGAGVHAVVVPKDKSASLNGTVRKVACGAAEVIPLIQVTNLSRTLKHLQDKGLWIVGTAGETDKTLYDIDLKGPTALVMGAEGKGMRRLTKETCDELVKLPMAGSVSSLNVSVATGICLYEIVRQRTL from the coding sequence GTGGCGCAGCAAGAATGGTTATATGGGCTTCATGCAATGCAGTCTGTGCTAGAGCAAGAGCCAGAGCGAGTGATGGAAGTCATGGTATTAAAAGGGCGTAATGATGAACGCCTTACCAATATTGTGAATCAAGCACGACGTTTCGGTATTTCGGTGCAGTTTTGTCAACGTAAAGCGTTAGACGATAAAGTAAACGGCGAACAACACCAAGGTGTGGTTGCACGTGCAAAACCGGCAAAAGTGTTGGATGAAGCCGACTTAGACCGTATTTTAGAAAGCCAAGACCAACCTTTATTGTTAGTGTTAGATGGCATCACCGATCCTCATAATTTGGGTGCATGTTTACGTACTGCCGATGGTGCAGGTGTGCATGCGGTCGTGGTACCTAAAGATAAATCAGCCAGCCTCAATGGTACCGTACGAAAAGTGGCATGTGGCGCAGCTGAAGTTATTCCACTTATCCAAGTGACTAATTTATCGCGTACGCTTAAGCATCTGCAAGACAAAGGCTTGTGGATTGTAGGTACTGCCGGTGAAACCGACAAAACCTTATATGATATCGACCTGAAAGGCCCCACGGCGCTTGTTATGGGCGCTGAAGGTAAGGGGATGCGCAGGTTAACGAAAGAAACCTGCGACGAATTGGTTAAGTTACCCATGGCAGGAAGTGTAAGTAGTTTAAACGTATCAGTGGCAACGGGGATTTGCTTGTACGAAATAGTGAGACAACGCACGCTGTAA
- the rnr gene encoding ribonuclease R — MSDDPHYQREKEKYENPVASREYLMSVLKEHDKPLSFLDICALVNAYEEEARIGIQRRLRAMEREGQIQFTKQKKYILQNRDEIFKGRIIGHRDGFGFLRPEDKSGDLFISAGQMNLFLHDDIVEARVSGTDRRGRKEAFVTQVIEPRSEPIVGRYFVEQGFGMVVPDDSRLQHEIVIPPEHTNGARMGQVVVVELTQRPRRKMSPVGKIVEVLGEHMAPGMEIEMALRTFDIPHQWPKGVTKQVSNLTESVPDEAKEGRIDLRQLPLVTIDGEDARDFDDAVYCEPLDNGGWQLWVAIADVSHYVRTGTALDDEAQQRGNSVYFPDQVIPMLPEVLSNGLCSLNPEVDRLCMVCEMTISAQGQLEEYQFYEAVMNSHARLTYNKVWNILQGDKDLHQRYEAHVPHLRHLHDLYRALKKSRQQRGAIEFETQEVKFVFNAQRKIENIVPLVRNDAHKLIEECMIMANVSAALMLEKHEAPALYRVHDKPDADRLTSFTSYLGEIGIPHRITDDAEPSAFTDVVLKTRGRVDEELIQTMLLRSMKQAIYDGDNLGHFGLALDAYAHFTSPIRRYPDLVVHRALKGIIAKQQGKKAVSGFKNYTGEEIEQLGEQCSMTERRADDATRDVADWLKCEFMLDHVGDTFEGVVSSVTNFGLFVRLTEYHIDGLVHITSLDDDFYHYDEVKQVLLGESGHRQFRLGDTLEVKVAAVNLDERKIDLLLDKSMLRGPGGKKVKVKTAKKPSRNAKRGPKGPAPKGKGATPRAKKRG; from the coding sequence ATGAGTGATGATCCGCATTATCAGCGCGAGAAAGAGAAGTACGAAAACCCGGTAGCAAGCCGAGAATATCTAATGAGCGTATTAAAAGAACACGACAAGCCATTGTCGTTTCTGGATATCTGCGCTTTGGTAAACGCCTACGAAGAAGAAGCCAGAATTGGCATCCAGCGCCGTTTGCGCGCAATGGAACGTGAAGGCCAGATTCAATTTACCAAACAGAAAAAGTACATACTCCAAAACCGTGATGAAATATTTAAAGGCCGCATTATTGGCCACAGAGACGGTTTTGGATTCTTGCGCCCTGAAGATAAAAGTGGAGACCTGTTCATTAGCGCAGGTCAAATGAACCTATTCTTACATGATGACATCGTGGAGGCGCGGGTAAGCGGCACCGACAGACGCGGGCGAAAAGAAGCCTTTGTTACCCAAGTTATCGAGCCTCGTAGCGAACCCATTGTTGGGCGTTACTTTGTAGAGCAAGGCTTTGGCATGGTAGTGCCCGACGATAGCCGTTTACAACACGAAATTGTCATTCCACCAGAGCACACCAACGGTGCCCGAATGGGGCAAGTGGTGGTTGTAGAATTGACCCAGCGTCCACGTCGGAAAATGAGCCCCGTTGGTAAAATAGTGGAAGTGCTTGGTGAACATATGGCGCCAGGTATGGAAATTGAAATGGCGCTGCGTACGTTCGACATTCCACACCAATGGCCGAAAGGGGTCACTAAGCAAGTAAGTAACCTGACAGAGTCGGTGCCTGATGAAGCCAAAGAAGGCCGTATCGATTTACGTCAACTCCCCCTTGTTACCATTGACGGTGAAGATGCCAGAGACTTTGATGATGCAGTATATTGCGAACCGTTAGACAACGGCGGGTGGCAATTGTGGGTGGCCATTGCCGATGTTAGCCACTATGTACGCACAGGCACGGCGTTAGATGATGAAGCGCAGCAGCGTGGTAACTCGGTGTACTTCCCTGATCAAGTTATTCCCATGCTGCCGGAAGTATTATCCAACGGCTTATGCTCGCTAAATCCAGAGGTAGACCGTCTGTGCATGGTGTGTGAAATGACTATTTCTGCTCAAGGGCAGCTGGAGGAATACCAATTTTACGAAGCGGTCATGAATTCCCATGCACGTCTTACCTACAATAAAGTATGGAATATTCTGCAAGGCGATAAAGATCTTCATCAGCGCTACGAAGCCCATGTGCCGCATTTACGCCATTTACACGATTTGTATCGGGCGCTTAAAAAGTCACGTCAACAGCGCGGTGCCATCGAATTTGAAACACAAGAAGTGAAATTTGTGTTTAACGCACAGCGCAAAATAGAAAATATTGTGCCCCTCGTGCGTAACGATGCACATAAGCTCATTGAAGAGTGCATGATTATGGCAAATGTCAGTGCGGCGTTAATGCTAGAAAAGCATGAAGCGCCCGCACTGTACCGTGTACATGATAAACCCGATGCAGACCGGTTAACCTCATTCACCAGCTACTTGGGTGAAATAGGGATACCCCATCGCATTACTGACGATGCCGAGCCTTCAGCCTTTACCGATGTGGTGCTGAAAACCCGCGGGCGGGTGGATGAAGAGCTGATTCAAACTATGCTTTTACGTTCAATGAAGCAAGCTATCTACGATGGCGATAATTTGGGTCACTTTGGTTTAGCTTTAGATGCGTATGCCCATTTTACTTCTCCTATTAGGCGTTACCCCGATTTAGTGGTTCACCGTGCGTTAAAAGGCATTATTGCTAAACAGCAGGGCAAAAAAGCGGTATCAGGCTTTAAAAATTACACTGGCGAAGAAATAGAGCAACTTGGTGAGCAATGCTCTATGACTGAGCGCAGGGCTGATGATGCCACCCGTGACGTAGCAGACTGGCTTAAATGCGAGTTTATGTTAGACCACGTGGGAGACACTTTTGAAGGTGTGGTGAGCTCGGTTACGAATTTTGGCTTGTTTGTTCGCCTTACCGAATACCACATTGATGGTTTGGTCCACATTACCTCGTTAGATGATGATTTTTATCATTACGATGAAGTTAAGCAGGTTCTTTTGGGTGAATCTGGCCATCGCCAATTTAGGCTTGGCGATACGCTTGAGGTGAAAGTGGCTGCGGTTAACCTCGATGAAAGAAAGATTGATTTATTACTGGATAAGTCTATGCTGCGCGGCCCTGGTGGTAAGAAGGTAAAAGTGAAAACGGCCAAAAAACCAAGCAGGAACGCCAAACGAGGGCCGAAAGGGCCAGCACCGAAAGGTAAAGGTGCAACACCACGAGCGAAGAAAAGGGGGTAA